In Melanotaenia boesemani isolate fMelBoe1 chromosome 16, fMelBoe1.pri, whole genome shotgun sequence, the following proteins share a genomic window:
- the LOC121655185 gene encoding uncharacterized protein LOC121655185 isoform X2, producing MISADQTTATILHWLTCLRRDFFKLFQKHLKPQKVETDFSWAMIHAVIQAFNTITVQEYLKICFQLCQENGKVEMTVLHLCAAHMLKLVSMKLAKMQCKKDIKRFFLYCFALLQNTSTFNHILSVMKSVVFVFSARKNTNGCQKHLSALKDAINKQNADQIKVEMEDGEEDPDDSEKFGKSFSKSSPFFGPIERIVRQTEHEAEEEDDTEKNGEPNPYCCESITDILLHYAGVVPLWTGIMLTALGKTRDSNAAVENWFRTTKTVILTSKLHRRAGDFLQVQHEFVVGRLKGVSLGKKRGLPMKSSAKEAQDTDGPEALPLTQEEQWHKRTTQKRKSRYYSAPPTRKKVKLSAPQQTKGCCPPWGGEGTIGDQTIKLTNTCTVDNLLYTIHLAIKRRSGIESDLQKHSHVDPWIATLLQVHDHFNKKEWGQGKLLWLNQIGRFKGQLWNAFGTEEDMVTYRLGFLLNTELAGKCQSPDCPVVKRISGSIDIFCEDFGDFQAKIDKWASESIKSLPCKSGPNPCTENQATQQRTFVHGLPCLLLVTVVHRGFAAKKLLPTDLPELISILGGKYEPVAITYHLGTANHFVAFHRLGLQKNWHFYDGLKEMKKPGSGDVPITNTNMLKKLGKKPHVGHVLMVRDKAAESVDQRQKKNAELVKFIVEDRGAEDRLRAIVSGDERSHYSFEERWVPIIFDDDAQLDKVVSYLSSFLAGCKHLSPEVCSMIARDRIKFILHVLLSEATLQALIEKRSMTQTEAVAEVDQGQMEESERQALLMQIKIEMEKRGLP from the exons ATGATTTCAGCTGATCAAACAACGGCAACAATTCTGCACTGGCTAACTTGCTTGCGTCGTGACTTCTTTAAGCTTTTTCAGAAGCACTTAAAACCACAAAAAGTTGAAACTGATTTCAGCTGGGCGATGATTCATGCCGTAATTCAGGCATTCAACACCATCACTGTTCAAGAGTATCTAAAGATTTGCTTCCAGCTGTGCCAGGAAAATGGAAAAGTGGAGATGACAGTCCTACACCTCTGTGCTGCTCACATGCTGAAGCTGGTAAGCATGAAGTTAGCCAAGATGCAGTGCAAAAAAGATATAAAACGCTTTTTCTTGTACTGTTTTGCCCTCTTACAAAACACGTCAACATTCAACCACATTttatcagtgatgaagagtgtggtgtttgttttttctgcaaGAAAGAACACAAATGGGTGTCAGAAACATCTGTCAGCTCTCAAGGATGCAATCAACAAGCAGAATGCAGATCAAATCAAAGTTGAAATGGAAGATGGTGAGGAAGATCCTGATGATTCAGAAAAGTTTGGAAAATCCTTCTCCAAGTCTTCACCATTCTTTGGCCCCATTGAAAGGATCGTCAGGCAAACAGAACAtgaagctgaggaggaggatgacaCAGAGAAAAATGGAGAGCCAAATCCTTACTGCTGTGAGTCCATAACTGATATATTACTACATTATGCAGGGGTTGTTCCTCTCTGGACAGGTATTATGCTAACAGCTCTTGGGAAAACAAGAGACAGCAATGCTGCTGTTGAGAACTGGTTTCGGACCACAAAGACAGTCATCCTCACCTCTAAATTGCACAGAAGAGCCGGGGATTTTCTCCAAGTTCAGCATGAGTTTGTGGTGGGACGACTGAAGGGAGTTTCACTGGGGAAGAAAAGGGGGCTCCCCATGAAATCAAGTGCTAAAGAAGCACAGGACACTGATGGCCCAGAGGCCCTTCCGCTGACACAAGAGGAGCAATGGCACAAGCGCACAACCCAAAAGAGAAAATCCAGGTACTACAGTGCCCCACCTACAAGAAAGAAAGTTAAACTGTCTGcaccacaacaaacaaaaggatGCTGTCCAccgtggggaggggaggggaccATTGGCGATCAAACAATCAAGTTAACAAACACATGTACAGTTGACAACCTCCTGTACACAATCCACTTGGCAATTAAAAGACGATCCGGCATAGAAAGTGACTTACAGAAACATTCACATGTTGACCCATGGATAGCAACCTTACTGCAGGTGCATGACCATTTCAACAAAAAGGAATGGGGCCAAGGAAAGTTACTGTGGCTGAACCAGATTGGAAGGTTCAAAGGGCAACTGTGGAATGCCTTCGGTACAGAGGAGGACATGGTTACTTACAGACTGGgattccttctaaacacagagctTGCTGGAAAGTGTCAAAGTCCAGACTGCCCTGTTGTAAAAAGGATCTCAGGCTCCATTGACATATT TTGTGAGGATTTTGGTGACTTTCAGGCTAAAATAGACAAGTGGGCCAGTGAAAGTATCAAATCTCTGCCATGTAAAAG TGGCCCAAATCCATGCACTGAAAACCAAGCAACACAGCAACGCACCTTTGTGCATGGACTGCCATGTCTTTTATTGGTTACAGTTGTGCACAGAGGCTTTGCTGCAAAGAAGCTGCTTCCTACAGACTTGCCAGAACTCATTTCAATCCTTGGTGGAAA GTATGAACCAGTTGCCATCACCTATCACCTGGGGACTGCAAACCACTTTGTGGCTTTCCACAGGCTGGGCCTACAAAAAAACTGGCACTTTTATGATGGcctaaaagaaatgaagaaaccaGGAAGTGGGGATGTGCccattacaaacacaaacatgctgaAAAAACTTGGGAAAAAACCACATGTTGGCCACGTGCTCATGGTCAGG gACAAAGCAGCTGAAAGTGTCGACcaaaggcaaaagaaaaatgcagaacTGGTAAAATTCATTGTGGAAGACAGAGGTGCTGAGGACAGGTTAAGG GCCATTGTGTCTGGTGATGAGAGGTCTCATTATTCGTTTGAGGAAAGGTGGGTTCCTATCATCTTTGATGATGATGCACAGCTTGACAAAGTTGTTTCATACTTGTCAAGCTTTCTTGCTGGCTGTAAACACCTGTCTCCTGAAGTGTGCTCCATGATCGCCAGGGATAGGATTAAATTCATCCTGCATGTGCTGCTTTCAGAG GCAACACTACAGGCTCTGATAGAAAAAAGGAGCATGACACAGACTGAGGCTGTGGCAGAAGTTGACCAGGGGCAGATGGAGGAAAG TGAGAGGCAAGCCCTACTCATgcaaataaagatagaaatggAGAAGCGGGGCcttccttaa
- the LOC121655185 gene encoding uncharacterized protein LOC121655185 isoform X1, with amino-acid sequence MISADQTTATILHWLTCLRRDFFKLFQKHLKPQKVETDFSWAMIHAVIQAFNTITVQEYLKICFQLCQENGKVEMTVLHLCAAHMLKLVSMKLAKMQCKKDIKRFFLYCFALLQNTSTFNHILSVMKSVVFVFSARKNTNGCQKHLSALKDAINKQNADQIKVEMEDGEEDPDDSEKFGKSFSKSSPFFGPIERIVRQTEHEAEEEDDTEKNGEPNPYCCESITDILLHYAGVVPLWTGIMLTALGKTRDSNAAVENWFRTTKTVILTSKLHRRAGDFLQVQHEFVVGRLKGVSLGKKRGLPMKSSAKEAQDTDGPEALPLTQEEQWHKRTTQKRKSRYYSAPPTRKKVKLSAPQQTKGCCPPWGGEGTIGDQTIKLTNTCTVDNLLYTIHLAIKRRSGIESDLQKHSHVDPWIATLLQVHDHFNKKEWGQGKLLWLNQIGRFKGQLWNAFGTEEDMVTYRLGFLLNTELAGKCQSPDCPVVKRISGSIDIFCEDFGDFQAKIDKWASESIKSLPCKSGPNPCTENQATQQRTFVHGLPCLLLVTVVHRGFAAKKLLPTDLPELISILGGKYEPVAITYHLGTANHFVAFHRLGLQKNWHFYDGLKEMKKPGSGDVPITNTNMLKKLGKKPHVGHVLMVRDKAAESVDQRQKKNAELVKFIVEDRGAEDRLRAIVSGDERSHYSFEERWVPIIFDDDAQLDKVVSYLSSFLAGCKHLSPEVCSMIARDRIKFILHVLLSEATLQALIEKRSMTQTEAVAEVDQGQMEERLEYTQSLFLKRAYNKIVILIGLIIC; translated from the exons ATGATTTCAGCTGATCAAACAACGGCAACAATTCTGCACTGGCTAACTTGCTTGCGTCGTGACTTCTTTAAGCTTTTTCAGAAGCACTTAAAACCACAAAAAGTTGAAACTGATTTCAGCTGGGCGATGATTCATGCCGTAATTCAGGCATTCAACACCATCACTGTTCAAGAGTATCTAAAGATTTGCTTCCAGCTGTGCCAGGAAAATGGAAAAGTGGAGATGACAGTCCTACACCTCTGTGCTGCTCACATGCTGAAGCTGGTAAGCATGAAGTTAGCCAAGATGCAGTGCAAAAAAGATATAAAACGCTTTTTCTTGTACTGTTTTGCCCTCTTACAAAACACGTCAACATTCAACCACATTttatcagtgatgaagagtgtggtgtttgttttttctgcaaGAAAGAACACAAATGGGTGTCAGAAACATCTGTCAGCTCTCAAGGATGCAATCAACAAGCAGAATGCAGATCAAATCAAAGTTGAAATGGAAGATGGTGAGGAAGATCCTGATGATTCAGAAAAGTTTGGAAAATCCTTCTCCAAGTCTTCACCATTCTTTGGCCCCATTGAAAGGATCGTCAGGCAAACAGAACAtgaagctgaggaggaggatgacaCAGAGAAAAATGGAGAGCCAAATCCTTACTGCTGTGAGTCCATAACTGATATATTACTACATTATGCAGGGGTTGTTCCTCTCTGGACAGGTATTATGCTAACAGCTCTTGGGAAAACAAGAGACAGCAATGCTGCTGTTGAGAACTGGTTTCGGACCACAAAGACAGTCATCCTCACCTCTAAATTGCACAGAAGAGCCGGGGATTTTCTCCAAGTTCAGCATGAGTTTGTGGTGGGACGACTGAAGGGAGTTTCACTGGGGAAGAAAAGGGGGCTCCCCATGAAATCAAGTGCTAAAGAAGCACAGGACACTGATGGCCCAGAGGCCCTTCCGCTGACACAAGAGGAGCAATGGCACAAGCGCACAACCCAAAAGAGAAAATCCAGGTACTACAGTGCCCCACCTACAAGAAAGAAAGTTAAACTGTCTGcaccacaacaaacaaaaggatGCTGTCCAccgtggggaggggaggggaccATTGGCGATCAAACAATCAAGTTAACAAACACATGTACAGTTGACAACCTCCTGTACACAATCCACTTGGCAATTAAAAGACGATCCGGCATAGAAAGTGACTTACAGAAACATTCACATGTTGACCCATGGATAGCAACCTTACTGCAGGTGCATGACCATTTCAACAAAAAGGAATGGGGCCAAGGAAAGTTACTGTGGCTGAACCAGATTGGAAGGTTCAAAGGGCAACTGTGGAATGCCTTCGGTACAGAGGAGGACATGGTTACTTACAGACTGGgattccttctaaacacagagctTGCTGGAAAGTGTCAAAGTCCAGACTGCCCTGTTGTAAAAAGGATCTCAGGCTCCATTGACATATT TTGTGAGGATTTTGGTGACTTTCAGGCTAAAATAGACAAGTGGGCCAGTGAAAGTATCAAATCTCTGCCATGTAAAAG TGGCCCAAATCCATGCACTGAAAACCAAGCAACACAGCAACGCACCTTTGTGCATGGACTGCCATGTCTTTTATTGGTTACAGTTGTGCACAGAGGCTTTGCTGCAAAGAAGCTGCTTCCTACAGACTTGCCAGAACTCATTTCAATCCTTGGTGGAAA GTATGAACCAGTTGCCATCACCTATCACCTGGGGACTGCAAACCACTTTGTGGCTTTCCACAGGCTGGGCCTACAAAAAAACTGGCACTTTTATGATGGcctaaaagaaatgaagaaaccaGGAAGTGGGGATGTGCccattacaaacacaaacatgctgaAAAAACTTGGGAAAAAACCACATGTTGGCCACGTGCTCATGGTCAGG gACAAAGCAGCTGAAAGTGTCGACcaaaggcaaaagaaaaatgcagaacTGGTAAAATTCATTGTGGAAGACAGAGGTGCTGAGGACAGGTTAAGG GCCATTGTGTCTGGTGATGAGAGGTCTCATTATTCGTTTGAGGAAAGGTGGGTTCCTATCATCTTTGATGATGATGCACAGCTTGACAAAGTTGTTTCATACTTGTCAAGCTTTCTTGCTGGCTGTAAACACCTGTCTCCTGAAGTGTGCTCCATGATCGCCAGGGATAGGATTAAATTCATCCTGCATGTGCTGCTTTCAGAG GCAACACTACAGGCTCTGATAGAAAAAAGGAGCATGACACAGACTGAGGCTGTGGCAGAAGTTGACCAGGGGCAGATGGAGGAAAGGTTAGAGTACACACAGTCACTATTTCTGAAAAGAGCATACAATAAGATAGTAATATTAATAGGGTTGATAATTTGTTGA
- the LOC121655185 gene encoding uncharacterized protein LOC121655185 isoform X3 yields the protein MISADQTTATILHWLTCLRRDFFKLFQKHLKPQKVETDFSWAMIHAVIQAFNTITVQEYLKICFQLCQENGKVEMTVLHLCAAHMLKLVSMKLAKMQCKKDIKRFFLYCFALLQNTSTFNHILSVMKNGCQKHLSALKDAINKQNADQIKVEMEDGEEDPDDSEKFGKSFSKSSPFFGPIERIVRQTEHEAEEEDDTEKNGEPNPYCCESITDILLHYAGVVPLWTGIMLTALGKTRDSNAAVENWFRTTKTVILTSKLHRRAGDFLQVQHEFVVGRLKGVSLGKKRGLPMKSSAKEAQDTDGPEALPLTQEEQWHKRTTQKRKSRYYSAPPTRKKVKLSAPQQTKGCCPPWGGEGTIGDQTIKLTNTCTVDNLLYTIHLAIKRRSGIESDLQKHSHVDPWIATLLQVHDHFNKKEWGQGKLLWLNQIGRFKGQLWNAFGTEEDMVTYRLGFLLNTELAGKCQSPDCPVVKRISGSIDIFCEDFGDFQAKIDKWASESIKSLPCKSGPNPCTENQATQQRTFVHGLPCLLLVTVVHRGFAAKKLLPTDLPELISILGGKYEPVAITYHLGTANHFVAFHRLGLQKNWHFYDGLKEMKKPGSGDVPITNTNMLKKLGKKPHVGHVLMVRDKAAESVDQRQKKNAELVKFIVEDRGAEDRLRAIVSGDERSHYSFEERWVPIIFDDDAQLDKVVSYLSSFLAGCKHLSPEVCSMIARDRIKFILHVLLSEATLQALIEKRSMTQTEAVAEVDQGQMEERLEYTQSLFLKRAYNKIVILIGLIIC from the exons ATGATTTCAGCTGATCAAACAACGGCAACAATTCTGCACTGGCTAACTTGCTTGCGTCGTGACTTCTTTAAGCTTTTTCAGAAGCACTTAAAACCACAAAAAGTTGAAACTGATTTCAGCTGGGCGATGATTCATGCCGTAATTCAGGCATTCAACACCATCACTGTTCAAGAGTATCTAAAGATTTGCTTCCAGCTGTGCCAGGAAAATGGAAAAGTGGAGATGACAGTCCTACACCTCTGTGCTGCTCACATGCTGAAGCTGGTAAGCATGAAGTTAGCCAAGATGCAGTGCAAAAAAGATATAAAACGCTTTTTCTTGTACTGTTTTGCCCTCTTACAAAACACGTCAACATTCAACCACATTttatcagtgatgaaga ATGGGTGTCAGAAACATCTGTCAGCTCTCAAGGATGCAATCAACAAGCAGAATGCAGATCAAATCAAAGTTGAAATGGAAGATGGTGAGGAAGATCCTGATGATTCAGAAAAGTTTGGAAAATCCTTCTCCAAGTCTTCACCATTCTTTGGCCCCATTGAAAGGATCGTCAGGCAAACAGAACAtgaagctgaggaggaggatgacaCAGAGAAAAATGGAGAGCCAAATCCTTACTGCTGTGAGTCCATAACTGATATATTACTACATTATGCAGGGGTTGTTCCTCTCTGGACAGGTATTATGCTAACAGCTCTTGGGAAAACAAGAGACAGCAATGCTGCTGTTGAGAACTGGTTTCGGACCACAAAGACAGTCATCCTCACCTCTAAATTGCACAGAAGAGCCGGGGATTTTCTCCAAGTTCAGCATGAGTTTGTGGTGGGACGACTGAAGGGAGTTTCACTGGGGAAGAAAAGGGGGCTCCCCATGAAATCAAGTGCTAAAGAAGCACAGGACACTGATGGCCCAGAGGCCCTTCCGCTGACACAAGAGGAGCAATGGCACAAGCGCACAACCCAAAAGAGAAAATCCAGGTACTACAGTGCCCCACCTACAAGAAAGAAAGTTAAACTGTCTGcaccacaacaaacaaaaggatGCTGTCCAccgtggggaggggaggggaccATTGGCGATCAAACAATCAAGTTAACAAACACATGTACAGTTGACAACCTCCTGTACACAATCCACTTGGCAATTAAAAGACGATCCGGCATAGAAAGTGACTTACAGAAACATTCACATGTTGACCCATGGATAGCAACCTTACTGCAGGTGCATGACCATTTCAACAAAAAGGAATGGGGCCAAGGAAAGTTACTGTGGCTGAACCAGATTGGAAGGTTCAAAGGGCAACTGTGGAATGCCTTCGGTACAGAGGAGGACATGGTTACTTACAGACTGGgattccttctaaacacagagctTGCTGGAAAGTGTCAAAGTCCAGACTGCCCTGTTGTAAAAAGGATCTCAGGCTCCATTGACATATT TTGTGAGGATTTTGGTGACTTTCAGGCTAAAATAGACAAGTGGGCCAGTGAAAGTATCAAATCTCTGCCATGTAAAAG TGGCCCAAATCCATGCACTGAAAACCAAGCAACACAGCAACGCACCTTTGTGCATGGACTGCCATGTCTTTTATTGGTTACAGTTGTGCACAGAGGCTTTGCTGCAAAGAAGCTGCTTCCTACAGACTTGCCAGAACTCATTTCAATCCTTGGTGGAAA GTATGAACCAGTTGCCATCACCTATCACCTGGGGACTGCAAACCACTTTGTGGCTTTCCACAGGCTGGGCCTACAAAAAAACTGGCACTTTTATGATGGcctaaaagaaatgaagaaaccaGGAAGTGGGGATGTGCccattacaaacacaaacatgctgaAAAAACTTGGGAAAAAACCACATGTTGGCCACGTGCTCATGGTCAGG gACAAAGCAGCTGAAAGTGTCGACcaaaggcaaaagaaaaatgcagaacTGGTAAAATTCATTGTGGAAGACAGAGGTGCTGAGGACAGGTTAAGG GCCATTGTGTCTGGTGATGAGAGGTCTCATTATTCGTTTGAGGAAAGGTGGGTTCCTATCATCTTTGATGATGATGCACAGCTTGACAAAGTTGTTTCATACTTGTCAAGCTTTCTTGCTGGCTGTAAACACCTGTCTCCTGAAGTGTGCTCCATGATCGCCAGGGATAGGATTAAATTCATCCTGCATGTGCTGCTTTCAGAG GCAACACTACAGGCTCTGATAGAAAAAAGGAGCATGACACAGACTGAGGCTGTGGCAGAAGTTGACCAGGGGCAGATGGAGGAAAGGTTAGAGTACACACAGTCACTATTTCTGAAAAGAGCATACAATAAGATAGTAATATTAATAGGGTTGATAATTTGTTGA